A genomic window from Melanotaenia boesemani isolate fMelBoe1 chromosome 15, fMelBoe1.pri, whole genome shotgun sequence includes:
- the slc47a1 gene encoding multidrug and toxin extrusion protein 1, giving the protein MERLSSLEPAHPLPGAGPIAGVPVGKMAGALGDEVTTLASSKLFWCACVKRWLPPTYREELYHVLRLTGPLLLSRILNFLLPFVTTIFCGHIGNAELAGYALASATINFTTTATGYGLGLACDTLISQTFGSKNMKRVGAILQRGSLILLLFCLPCWSLLINAQNLLLMMQQEDEVARIAQLYVMVFLPAVPAMFLHQLQVAYLQNQGIILPQMYTAAVANIFNLGLNYLLISVLKLGVIGSAIANSLSQIIICLLLFGYIRWKKLHRQTWGGWSTDCLQEWGSYMKLAVPSVFMICFEWWVWEVGGFLAGVLGELDLAAQHIFLEIGTITYMIPLGVHAVACVRVGNALGAGDTARAIVTCKVTLVLTGVLAVFQSICIAGFKSNVGFIFTSDVKIVEIVSDSMTIYIFLQFFDALLCVCSGILVGAGMQKIAALSNLVSYYCLGLPVGIALMFAAQLRLLGFWLGLLITVCLQTVFFLVLIFKLNWKKVTRKAQVRAGKTVVVTPKCPGSIALNETKLPVTTECSDTVQLSSETAVKTNGYSSVSVQDQELKAVQEAEGNDTNAGETGWDTEQSKNTSTTKPQEKLSVSQLIIRRGGTLLVSVLILIIGIAFRIAFPPPEPTAHSRANFTLNWANDSTPATPVILNPTPTL; this is encoded by the exons ATGGAGAGGCTGAGTTCTCTGGAGCCTGCACACCCCTTGCCTGGTGCAGGGCCCATTGCTGGGGTTCCTGTTGGCAAGATGGCAGGGGCTTTGGGAGATGAGGTGACAACTTTAGCTAGCTCCAAACTGttttggtgtgcatgtgtgaaacgCTGGCTTCCACCCACATACAGAGAGGAACTCTACCATGTTTTACGTCTTACAGGCCCACTG CTGCTTTCACGGATTCTGAACTTTCTCCTGCCGTTTGTTACCACCATATTCTGTGGTCACATTGGCAATGCAGAACTGGCTGGATATGCACTTGCCTCAGCG ACAATTAACTTCACCACAACTGCAACAGGCTATGGCCTTGGCTTGGCTTGTGACACTCTTATTTCTCAG ACATTTGGTAGTAAGAACATGAAACGTGTGGGTGCAATCCTACAAAGAGGTTCACtgattctgctgctgttttgtttgcctTGTTGGAGTCTTCTCATTAACGCTCAAAACCTGCTACTCATGATGCAACAAGAGGATGAGGTGGCCAG AATTGCCCAACTCTATGTGATGGTGTTTCTACCAGCTGTTCCG GCCATGTTCCTGCACCAGCTGCAGGTTGCCTACCTGCAAAACCAG GGGATTATTCTCCCTCAGATGTACACAGCAGCAGttgcaaacatttttaacttggGGCTCAACTACCTCTTAATCTCCGTCCTCAAGTTGGGTGTCAT TGGATCTGCAATCGCAAACAGCCTCTCACAGATCATCATCTGCCTGCTGTTGTTTGGCTACATCAGATGGAAGAAGCTCCATCGTCAGACATGGGGAG GCTGGTCCACTGACTGTTTGCAGGAATGGGGCTCTTACATGAAGTTGGCAGTTCCCAGTGTATTTATGATCTGCTTTGAATGGTGGGTTTGGGAAGTTGGTGGATTCCTTGCAG GTGTGCTCGGAGAGTTGGATCTTGCTGCACAGCATATATTTTTGGAAATAGGAACCATCACTTACATG ATTCCATTAGGTGTCCATGCAGTTGCCTGTGTACGTGTTGGGAACGCTCTCGGGGCAGGTGACACTGCCAGAGCCATTGTCACCTGCAAAGTGACCCTTGTACTCACAG GGGTGCTTGCTGTGTTCCAGAGTATTTGCATCGCTGGCTTCAAGTCGAATGTTGGCTTCATATTTACTTCTGATGT TAAAATTGTGGAGATTGTGTCAGACAGCATGACAATCTACATATTTCTACAATTCTTTGATGCACTTTTG TGTGTGTGCTCAGGGATTCTCGTTGGAGCTGGTATGCAAAAAATTGCTGCTTTGTCCAACCTCGTGAGTTACTACTGTCTTGGCCTGCCAGTAGGAATAGCTCTGATGTTTGCTGCCCAGCTGAGGCTATTag GCTTCTGGCTGGGACTCCTGATTACAGTTTGCCTTCAGACGgtattttttcttgttctaaTCTTTAAACTTAACTGGAAAAAAGTCACGCGCAAG GCTCAAGTGCGAGCTGGGAAGACTGTGGTGGTGACACCAAAATGTCCTGGTAGTATTGCGTTAAACGAAACAAAGCTGCCAGTCACAACTGAGTGCTCAGACACA gtccagttGAGCAGTGAAACAGCGGTTAAAACAAATGGTTACAGCTCCGTCAGCGTGCAGGATCAGGAGCTGAAGGCAGTTCAAGAAGCTGAGGGAAACGACACTAATGCAGGAGAGACTGGGTGGGATACTGAGCAAAGCAAGAACACTTCCACCACCAAACCTCAAGAGAAGCTTTCTGTCTCTCAACTGATTATCCGTCGTGGAGGCACCTTGTTGGTTTCAGTTCTTATTTTGATAATAGGCATTGCGTTCCGCATTGCTTTCCCTCCACCAGAGCCGACTGCCCATAGTAGGGCCAACTTTACCTTAAACTGGGCTAATGACTCCACTCCTGCAACGCCAGTTATACTGAATCCGACCCCGACCCTCTGA
- the tmigd1 gene encoding transmembrane and immunoglobulin domain-containing protein 1 has product MLMFRTSLFLLLFYCGTQTLGINIQTIPDVNGDGIIEVELQKTVTLVCGLNGDTPSDEELVWLRNGAVVDLKDGNKKGRSSVCINPVIYEDNGATFACHLHANTSDKASVSLNVTYHPQLSGSEEVTVEIDSPLVLQCDMRANPPVSSMTWSLNGSIVVLLEGGFAVTNDGFKSQLQVNKVDKLLHEATYQCTSDSPKYGQHSKTFYVTVTEKTIKFPLMPMIAGLVVVGLTAILAVASRWKKITKCCK; this is encoded by the exons ATGTTGATGTTCAGAacttctcttttccttttgctCTTCTACTGTGGTACCCAGACATTAG GCATCAATATCCAAACCATTCCAGATGTCAATGGTGACGGTATTATTGAAGTTGAGCTTCAGAAGACTGTAACACTGGTCTGTGGGCTTAATGGCGACACTCCATCTGATGAAGAGCTAGTGTGGCTGAGGAATGGAGCTGTGGTCGATCTGAAAGATGGAAACAAGAAGGGTCGTAGCAGTGTGTGCATCAATCCTGTCATCTATGAAGATAATGGTGCCACTTTTGCTTGTCACCTGCATGCCAACACTTCAGACAAGGCCTCTGTCTCCCTGAATGTCACTT ATCACCCACAGCTCTCTGGGTCAGAGGAGGTTACAGTAGAAATAGACTCACCGCTGGTCCTGCAGTGTGACATGCGGGCCAATCCACCAGTCTCATCTATGACCTGGTCACTGAATGGAAGCATAGTGGTTCTGTTAGAGGGTGGCTTTGCTGTGACAAATGATGGCTTTAAAAGTCAATTACAAGTCAACAAAGTGGATAAACTCTTGCATGAAGCTACATATCAATGCACATCAGACTCTCCTAAGTATGGACAACACAGCAAGACTTTCTACGTCACAGTGACAG AAAAGACCATTAAGTTCCCTCTGATGCCCATGATAGCAGGGCTGGTGGTGGTAGGCCTCACTGCAATTCTTGCTGTTGCTTCACGgtggaaaaaaatcacaaag TGCTGCAAGTAA